GTGCCATGAGACGTGCAATTCCAGAACAGGAATTAGAACGTTTGAGAATTAAACGTGTATTCTTATTAGCCGTAGCACCTGAAACCGATAAATATGCTATATCACAAGATGCTTTAATTAATGAACAAAAACGATATGGGGATTTAATTCAAGGTAATTTTATTGAAGCTTATCGAAATTTaacatataaacatattatGGGTTTATCGTGGGCGGGAAAGTATTGTTCACATGCAAAATATGTGATTAAAATGGATGATGATATAGTGATTGATTTTTATAAGATTGtacaaatgttaaataaatttcaatataatcgtttattttttgctGGATATGTATTTCATGGAATGCAACCAAAAAGGGATCCAGCAAATAAAtggtatgtaacatattatgaGTATTCAAAACCAATGTATCCGGTGTTCGTGTCCGGGTGGTTTTATGTGACAACACCGTATGTAGCACAACAGCTTGTGAATACTGGTCGATTTGTGCCATATTTTTGGATTGACGATGTTTATGTGACGGGTATATTAATGAAAGTGTTAAAATGGAAACATTCGGATATACATGAAATTTTCACGGCGAATTCAGCATTTTTAGAATGTTGTATAcgtgattttaaacaatatcaatATGACTGTGATGTAGCTGTTGGTCCCAATGGTGGGGATGCGgaattgtttgttaaatttaacgAGGCATTATCGAAATGTCGTTTTCATAATAGTAGTGAGAG
This genomic interval from Chrysoperla carnea chromosome 1, inChrCarn1.1, whole genome shotgun sequence contains the following:
- the LOC123291077 gene encoding beta-1,3-galactosyltransferase 5, producing METNMPSLLKNFISTFVTLVLSMTILLILENILENQIHRGSHEEHPKPRASWLGDDSKLLNLKNFKYLLNNPTKCGREEEILAIIIVTSYEAHIETRSAMRRAIPEQELERLRIKRVFLLAVAPETDKYAISQDALINEQKRYGDLIQGNFIEAYRNLTYKHIMGLSWAGKYCSHAKYVIKMDDDIVIDFYKIVQMLNKFQYNRLFFAGYVFHGMQPKRDPANKWYVTYYEYSKPMYPVFVSGWFYVTTPYVAQQLVNTGRFVPYFWIDDVYVTGILMKVLKWKHSDIHEIFTANSAFLECCIRDFKQYQYDCDVAVGPNGGDAELFVKFNEALSKCRFHNSSESIPCHSRPLGKELTKTCVAEFKGFPLGNGDAKIEDYKLF